Part of the Cystobacter ferrugineus genome, GAGGGCGTGCACGAGACGGTGTTCGAGCTGGCCCAGTACGCGCACAAGGAGAGCCTGCGCTGGCGCGCGGGCCTGGCGATGCTGGCCGGCGGTATCCAGCGCATCAAGGACATCACCGACTGGGAACAGTACGGAGGGGCGCCGGTGCTCGGCTTCGATCGCATCTTCATCAAGGCCCATGGGCGCTCGCACGCGCGCGCCATCGCCAACGCGGGGAAGATCGCCGCCAAGGCGGCCGCCAATGAGCTGGGCAAGTCCATTCAACAGGGCCTGGCGCGGTGAGCCTCCCGGACCGCATCGATCCCCGGCCTCCGCGGCGCATCTACCGCTGGGATCTCGACAAGACCTACCTGCAGACGGAGTTCGACTCCATCCGGGACATCCTGCGCACGGCCTTCCAGAAGGCCCACGAGAAGCAGGCCGTGCCGGGCGCGTCCGCGCTCATCCGCGAGCTGGCGGCCAATGGCGACTCGCGCCTGTGCATCGTCTCTGGCAGCCCGCGGCAGATGCGCTCGGTGCTCGAGGAGAAGCTCAAGCTGGACGGGGTGGTGTGGGACGAGTTCGTCCTCAAGGACAACGTGGGCAACCTGATGCGCGGGCGCTTCCGGGCGCTGCGCGGGCAGGTGGGCTACAAGCTGCCCGCCATCCTCGAGAGCCGCGCGCTCGCGCCCCTGGAGGCCGAGGAGGTGCTCTTCGGGGATGACGCCGAGGCGGACGCCTTCATCTACTCGCTCTACGCGGACATGGTCGCCGGGCGCGTGGACGAGCGGGTGCTCACGCAGATCCTCAACCAGGCGGCGGTGTACCCGGACGAGGTCGAGCGGGTGCACGCGGCGTGGAAGAAGATTCCGGTGTCGGATCCGGTGCGGCGCATCTTCATCCACCTGGATCGGCTCACGCCGCCCGCGCACTTCGCGGACTACGGCCCGCGCGTGGTGCCCATCTTCAACTACTTCCAGGCCGCGCTGGTGCTCCTGGCGGATGGCCACCTCACCGCCCCCCAGGTCATCAAGGTCGCCGTGGAGATGGTGCAGACGGCGGGGCACAACATCATCACCCTGTCCAACTCGTTCCAGGATCTGCTGCGCCGGGGTCTGCCCCTGCAGCAGGCGGCGGCGGCGCTGGTGCAGGCGCTCGAGGGGCCCAACGCGCTGCTCCAGGCGCTGCGGCCCATGCCGGACATCATCTCGGCCTTCACCAAGCGGCTCGCCGCGCTGGGGACCGAGCCCGCGCCGCCTCCCGCTCGGGCGGTGGACTACCTGGCCATGCTCCACCACGCCTTGCCGCGCACCCACAAGACGCGCAAGCCCCCCGCCAAGCCCCCCGCGACATGAAGGCGCTCGTCACTGGCGCCCACGGCACCGTGGGCTCGCGGCTGTGTGACTTCCTGCAACGCCAGGGCGTGGAGGTGGTGCGCTGGGAGCGCTCCCGCGTCCCCGTGGACGACTACTGGGCCATGGAGCACTTCGTGCGCTCGGTGGCGCCCGACGTGCTCTTCCACCTGGCGGCGGCGTCGAGTCCCACCCAGCGTCCGGACGACTCCTGGCGCGTCAACTACGAGTGGACGAGCGAGCTGGCGTGGATCTGCCGGCAGGTGGGTGTGCGCTTCGTCTTCACCAGCTCGGTGATGGTGTTCTCGGACCATGCGCGCGGGCCCTTCACGGTGGACTCGGTGCCCGATGCGACCGAGGGCTACGGCAACGAGAAGCGGCTCGCCGAGGCGCGCGTCTTCCACCAGTACCCCGAGGCGCGTGTGGCGCGGCTGGGCTGGCAGATGGACTTCGGCTTCTCGGGCAATCAGATGGGGGCGTGGCTGGAGACGCGCGCGCGCGAGCAGGGTCGGGTGGAGGCGAGCACCCGCTGGTATCCGGCGTGTTCTTTCCTGGACGACACCGTGCGGGCGTTGTTGGCGCTCGCGTGGGTGGAGCCGGGGCTGTACCTGTTGGATTCGAACGAGCGCTGGACCTTCCATGAGATCGCCTCCGCCCTGAGTGACTGGCATTCGGGTCGGTGGCGGGTGGAACCGAGTGAACACTTCGTGTTCGATCAGCGGATGATGGATGAGCGGATCCGCCTGCCCTCGCTCAAGGCGCGGCTGCCGGCTCTGCCCTGAAGACAACGCGGAAGGCGGTCGCGGTCCTCCGGTGAGCAGTAGGTCCCGCGGGGCGGTATCCACGCGGGTGGCTGCCCCGTACTGTGCTTCGTGGGGGGCGTTTCCTGCCTCGGAGTCCCCCCTCCGAGGCCGCATGTTCAGGGTGGGCCCTCCCATGCATACGAGGAATGATCCCATGCCAAGCGTGAAGTCCACCGTTCTCCTGCTGCTTCCCCTCTTCCTGCTGGCTTGTGGGGTGGCTCCCCCGGCCGAAGAGCAGCCACTCGTCACCGAGGCCGCCGCGCTGCACGAGGCCGAGATGGTCGGGTGTCGCTTCCTTGTCTCGTCCCGGCAGAAGCAGGGCCCCATGCCGCCCCAGAAGCAGATCGTCGTCACCCGGGAGGGCGTGGAGGGCTTGGAGGGCTGCGCGTGGGGCAATGGCAGCGTGGTGCTCGGCACGACGTACGACGACTCCTCGCTGTCGCTCGCGGCCAATAACCTGGGCGTCGCGGTTGGCTTCACCTCCAAGTCCTCGCCGAGCGGCTCCGCCGCGGTCTTCGTCCAGCTCCGCCACCTGGATCCCCAGTCGTTGGCGGTGCTGCGCAGCACGAGCCTCGGTGCGCTGAACCAGACCCAGGTCGGCAATGTCAACGACGTGGATCTCTCCGTCGGCAAGGATGGCACCACCCTGGAGGTGCGCGGCTCCAAGAATGGCACCATCCCGGGGGAGGTGGGCTCGGGCAGCAACTATCTCGCCCGCTTCCCGGACTTCTTCACGAGCACCCTGGCGCCCACCATCACCGCCGAGGAGGAGTGAGGGGGCGGCTGTTGCGTCTGGCCGGATGGCTCGACGGGCCCGGAGCGGCGTGCTCCGAGCAGGCCCGCCAGGTGGTTCAGTCTCGCGAGGTGGGCGGGGCGTAGAGCTCCGGATGCAGGAAGGGCATCAGCGCGCACGCCACGGGGCCCCGCCACATCTCGGTGCGGGTGAAGAGGCCGTTGGTGAGGATGCCCACCGCGCCCAGGCCCCGCTTGCTCCCCGTGCGCCCCGAGACCTCGTCCATCACCGGGCCCAGCTCCTCTCCCCGCAGCGCGCGGGCGGCGATGGCCGGGGGTAGGGGGAAGCGCACGCCCCAGGTGAAGTTCTCCCGGCCGTCCGCCGCCACCACGGCCACGCCATTGATGAGGCTGTGGTCCGGATCCACGCCTCCCTCGAGTCCCAGGCCGAGCTGCGCGCCGGGCACGGCACCGAGGGCCGCCCGGGCGCGGTTGCGCGCGCCCTCCGCCGTCTCCGCGGTGCCGATGGGCTGCTCACGCACGCCGCTGGGCACCTCCACCCCCACCACGGTGCAGCCGGGAAACGCCTGTTCACAGATGGCCCTCACGGCCTCGGTCTTGGCGGGATTCGTCGAGCCGACCGCGATGCGCATGGACATGAGTCAGTTCCTCCCCGGGGGCTCGTGCCGACGGCCACTGGAATTCATTCCCGCCCGGGGGCTGCCACGGCGCTCCCCGGCTGCCCGCCTGGACGGCTCCTCCACCCATACGGCCCGTGCGGTGGCCAGAAGATTCTGGGGGGCCCGGGTGTTATGGAGAGCGTCCTGGCCGTCCGCCGGTTCCCGGACGAGGCGTGGGGGTGTGGCTCCCCGCTGCTTCGGCGAGAGGTGGACGGGGGTGGTGCCCACCCGGCTTGTTGCCCCCGTCAACAATGTTTCCATGAGCTACTCCCTCCCGGGGAGGATGCGGTATAGGTCGTCCCCTTAGATTCGCCCCCCTTGGGGCGTCAACCGCGAGATGACGCGAGACTTCACTGACACACCGCCCGCCGGTGACCCGATGCTCCAGCCCGTGCCCGAAGACGCGCGCGAGGCTGTGGCCTTCGAGGCCGGGTCCCCGGACCCCCTCGAGGAGCTTCCGGTCCCCGAGCCCGAGGAGGTTTCCTTTCCCATGCCCGCCTTCACGGCGCCGTCCGCCGAGGACACGATCCCGGACACGGATTTCCTTCCCGAACCCCAGCCCTCCGGCAGGCCCGCGGAGATCGATCCGGACAAGCTCGATCCGGACGCCCTCAAGGTCATCCATCGCCTGCACTCCCATGGCCATGAGGCCTACCTCGTGGGGGGCTGCGTGCGCGACCTGTCGCTGGGC contains:
- the yjjX gene encoding inosine/xanthosine triphosphatase, whose product is MSMRIAVGSTNPAKTEAVRAICEQAFPGCTVVGVEVPSGVREQPIGTAETAEGARNRARAALGAVPGAQLGLGLEGGVDPDHSLINGVAVVAADGRENFTWGVRFPLPPAIAARALRGEELGPVMDEVSGRTGSKRGLGAVGILTNGLFTRTEMWRGPVACALMPFLHPELYAPPTSRD
- a CDS encoding sugar nucleotide-binding protein codes for the protein MKALVTGAHGTVGSRLCDFLQRQGVEVVRWERSRVPVDDYWAMEHFVRSVAPDVLFHLAAASSPTQRPDDSWRVNYEWTSELAWICRQVGVRFVFTSSVMVFSDHARGPFTVDSVPDATEGYGNEKRLAEARVFHQYPEARVARLGWQMDFGFSGNQMGAWLETRAREQGRVEASTRWYPACSFLDDTVRALLALAWVEPGLYLLDSNERWTFHEIASALSDWHSGRWRVEPSEHFVFDQRMMDERIRLPSLKARLPALP
- a CDS encoding phosphatase domain-containing protein, which encodes MSLPDRIDPRPPRRIYRWDLDKTYLQTEFDSIRDILRTAFQKAHEKQAVPGASALIRELAANGDSRLCIVSGSPRQMRSVLEEKLKLDGVVWDEFVLKDNVGNLMRGRFRALRGQVGYKLPAILESRALAPLEAEEVLFGDDAEADAFIYSLYADMVAGRVDERVLTQILNQAAVYPDEVERVHAAWKKIPVSDPVRRIFIHLDRLTPPAHFADYGPRVVPIFNYFQAALVLLADGHLTAPQVIKVAVEMVQTAGHNIITLSNSFQDLLRRGLPLQQAAAALVQALEGPNALLQALRPMPDIISAFTKRLAALGTEPAPPPARAVDYLAMLHHALPRTHKTRKPPAKPPAT